From the Chthonomonadales bacterium genome, the window GGTCACGCGGCCGCCGGAGAGAGTGAGCCCGCGCCGCGCGCTCTCGATGACCTGTGCCCCGTCTCCCGCGCACCCGGGCAGCCCCGTCACCAGCCGAAAGTGCCTGACCCGTCGTAGCTCTCCGGCGATGCCCAGTCAGGCCGAAACCGTAGCAGCGTTGGCGCTGACCCGTCATGGACGCTCACCTCCACGTTCAGCCGGATCTGACGGCACGGCTCACCCGCCATACGGTCGAGCAATCCGCTCGCTATACCGACCGCCAGCGAGCATCGGCTGGCGCCATGCCGCGTCGCGACCTCGACTGCCCGGGCCGCCCCGGCGGGCGCCACCTGCGCGGCGCCCGCAGCGCGGGCCGGCCAGGCCACCACGCGCAGGCAGTCGCAGCCCTCGCCGCCGCCCGGGCACATCGAACGCCAGGGTTCCACGCCCGCGTGCAGCAGAAGGGTGGCGCAGGTGTCGTCTCCCTGGCCGGTCGGCGCGGTCTCCGCGGTGCGCAGCGCAATCCACAGGCGCTCCGGGTCGCGCCCGACTCCGAGCCGGGACCAGGGCCTGGGCGGCTCACCCCGCTTCGCGTCGAGCGGGTCCACCGAGCCGCGCGCCGTGAACACGTACGGGGTGTCGACCGCTCCGTCGAGCACCGCCTGCGCGCGAAGCCGATCGGCCACCCAGGGCACCGGCGACACCGTCTCGAGCGTGGTTAGCTCGCCGCCCTCCGCGCAGACGAGCGTCGACCGGCCGGCGCGGCATGGCGCGTAGCTCCACGCAAGCGCGATAGCGGGCGCCTCGCCCGGCGTGAGCGGGCGCGTCGCCCGCAGTCGCACATCCGCCGTGAAGGCCGTGCACGCCGTGAGCGTGCGCGCGATGCGCGAGGGCTCGGACCGCACTGCCGCGTCGGCGGCGAGGACGGCAGCGACGGCGGAGACGCGATGGCCGGGGTTCGCCCAGCGAAGGCACGCCGACCGCCCCGAGCCTGGAGCGTATGCGACGGAGAGATGCGGCGGTGGCTGGGGCGCGAAGCCGCCTTCAGGGCGAAGCCGCACGAGGGCCGCGCCGCCCGGGGGAAGCGGAAGGACGAGCTCGCGCCCCGACGCGCTGGAAGCGCTCAACGGCTCAGCCCCCGGCGCCAGCCGAAGCCGCGCCTGGCCGCAGGGGCGACGCGCCCGCGGATCACCCACGTCGACCACCATCAACGCGGGCGGCCGCCATCCCGCGACCAGAACGGAGACCAACAGGCCCTCGTCCGCCCGCTCGACGAGCCGCCCCGGGGCCGCCAGAACCGGGCCCGGCGTGTCCGTCAGCCACGACGGGGCGAAGACCTGGGCCACGGCGCGCCCGCGCAGGTGACGCCGCCACGGACGCGACCGCGCAAGCCAGCGCGCCGCGCACGCCCTGTCGAGCAGGGGGAGCGCGTCGCATGCCGGCCCGCTGTCCGGGGCGGGCGGCCCCAGGGAGGGAGCGAACCAGACGCCCTGCGCACCGAGCGCCAGTGCGGCATGCAGGGCCAGGCCAAGCTCACATGGCGTTTCCTTGCCGCCGAGCTCGATGACGGGCCAGAGGACCATATCGAAGCGCGCGGCGACTTGCGCGTGCCGGTGCATGCGCGCAAGGTAGGCGCCCACGCGGTTCGTCCAGGGGACCACCGGATCGCCGAGCGCCAGGCGCGGCGAGAGCACCGGGTTGCCGTGGCGCGCGAGGCTGGCGGGGCCGGCCTCGTCCTGCCAGACACAGGGCAGCAGGCGGGGTGCGGCGGCCCGCAGCGCGCGCGTCGCTTCGGCCGCCGACTCGTCGAGACCCCGAGCGTGGTCGGCCAGGAGGAAACCGGCGAGCGCCGAGCCGGCGCCTCGCGGCCCGGTGAGCGCCGCCAGGCTGGCCGGCAGGCCGCCGAACGCGCCGAGGGGTCGACCGGCGCCATCGTATGGCCGCGCGGCGCGTGCGTCGAGCACCACGTCGAGCTTCAGGTGCTCCGCGCAACGCAGCCACTCGCGTGCCAGGCCGAGCCCGCTCTCCACCGGCGAGGGCCACGTGCCGGACACGGCGACCAGGTCGAGCTCGCCTTCTCGCGCGCGGCCGAGCCGAGCGGCGGGGTCGTCTACAGGCACGAGCGCGCCCACGCGGATCAGGCCGTCCAGGTGCCGCCATCCCTGGCGCGGACTGATCCAGACCGGCGCCTGTGCTCGAACAGCGCCTCCCACGGCGCGGTCCAGGCCGCCGTCTGGCGTTGACGCAGGCACGTCCGTGATGCCCTCCCTCCCGGCGCCACCGCGCGGCGGCCGAGCTACGGGCCGGCCGCTCCCTCACCATCGTCCGCGCGCGCGGCCGGCCACGCCGAGCGCAGCCGATGGACGCGAAGCGACACCACGCGCGCATCGGCCCCGTGGCAGGTGAGCCCCACCTGTCGGTCGCTCTGTGGCGGCAGGAAGCATCCCGTGAGCGAGACCCTACCGTCGCCGCCGAACACCTCGATCGACGTGCGGTCGACGAGCATGCGCAACCGCAAGCGGCCCTTCTCCAGCGGCAGCGGCGCGGTCCGGCCGAGCGCCTGCAACGTCTCGTCGGCGGCGACCCAGCGCACACGCTGGCCGCGCACATCGAACCCAACCTCGGCCGCGCCGCGAGGCTCGATCACCGCCTCCACGTCGAAGAGCTCGCCTTCCGTACCGGCCAGCAGATCCTCGCCCGGTCGCAGCGTCCTGTTGGACCACTCGCGCGTGCCGGCGCGCAGTGATCGGATCTCCCGGACCGGCATGCGGAAGAGACGCAGCCCCTCGGGGCACGCGCGCAGGGTCAGCTCGCAAGGGAAGCTCATCTGCTGGTTAAACGGCATCTGGGGGTAGCTGCCTCCGTTCATCCAGGCGATCTGGATGCGCCGAGGGTCGGAGGCCGGCAGGCCACTGTAGGTCTGTACGGCGTAGAAGTTCGGGCCGTAGTCGGAGACGAGCGGGCCCTCGTCCGGCACGAAGCGGTGCCCATCGAACCGCCCCACCAGGTAGTGCCCGTTGGCCGCGGTCAGCACCCAACGCAGCTCGGCCGTTCGGCCCGTCACGCGAATCGGAAAGAAGTCCGGGCACTCGCCGGACCCGGGCACCCGGACCTCGTGCAGAAGGCTCCACCGCTTCAGATCGGGCGAGGTCAGCAGGGCGAAGCGGTCCTCGGCCAGGTAGAGCGCCATGACCCAGCGGTGCGTCTGCTCGTGCCACACCACCTTCGGATCGCGGTTCTCGGCCGCGATGTGCGGCACGACCGGGTTGCCGGCGTACCTGGTGAACGTGCGCCCCCGATCGGTGCTGTAGGCGATGCACTGAGTGAACGGCTTGCCCTGCGATTCCGGCGAGGTGCCCCCGGCCGCGGTATAGATCGCGATGATCGGCCTCT encodes:
- a CDS encoding glycoside hydrolase family 32 protein: MNRLRALAAAALGLLAAGAGQPATETVISDFEGSDYAGWTATGQAFGAAPAPGALPNQMPVAGYLGRGLVNSYRGGDGARGTLTSPPFVLRGRYLSFLVGGGAHPGRTCVSLLVGGAVARTATGRNDERLDWLTWEVGDLAGREARIVIVDDASEGWGHINVDQIVMGDRRRAEVVRVDRLYDETYRPQIHFTARCNWLNDPNGLVYYRGEYHLFFQHNPLAIGWGNMTWGHAVSRDLVHWTQLANALEPDALGTVFSGSAVVDRGDTAGFAVGAERPIIAIYTAAGGTSPESQGKPFTQCIAYSTDRGRTFTRYAGNPVVPHIAAENRDPKVVWHEQTHRWVMALYLAEDRFALLTSPDLKRWSLLHEVRVPGSGECPDFFPIRVTGRTAELRWVLTAANGHYLVGRFDGHRFVPDEGPLVSDYGPNFYAVQTYSGLPASDPRRIQIAWMNGGSYPQMPFNQQMSFPCELTLRACPEGLRLFRMPVREIRSLRAGTREWSNRTLRPGEDLLAGTEGELFDVEAVIEPRGAAEVGFDVRGQRVRWVAADETLQALGRTAPLPLEKGRLRLRMLVDRTSIEVFGGDGRVSLTGCFLPPQSDRQVGLTCHGADARVVSLRVHRLRSAWPAARADDGEGAAGP